One part of the Lapillicoccus jejuensis genome encodes these proteins:
- a CDS encoding amidohydrolase — protein sequence MTDLTTDQPANLSEAFDAASVYEDLHRHPELGFEEHRTAALAARHLERAGCAVTTGVGGTGVVGVLERGAGPTVLLRADMDALPVREETGLPYASTATVTRPDGSTASVMHACGHDVHTTCLLGAAYELGRDRSWAGRVLLVVQPAEELGQGARAMVADGVVERFGRPDVVLGQHVAPVPAGVLGIHRGPAFAASDSLDVRFFGRGGHGSRPEATCDPVLMASSFVVRVQSVVSRMIAGRNMAVVSVGAIHAGDAYNVIPDTAELKLSIRTFDPRVRATVLEAVERLARSEAAGAGAPRDPEVVNVQSHPAVVNDVAACDRVEAAFGALSGVAVVDPGVVTGSEDVGILADAAGAPCAYWLLGGSDPALFAGARTVPEIAAVVGGLPSNHSPHFAPSPTPTLAIGVAALTTAASAWLRTG from the coding sequence ATGACCGACCTGACGACCGATCAGCCCGCGAACCTCTCCGAGGCCTTCGACGCGGCCTCCGTCTACGAGGACCTGCACCGCCACCCCGAGCTGGGCTTCGAGGAGCACCGCACCGCCGCGCTCGCCGCCCGCCACCTCGAGCGGGCCGGGTGCGCGGTCACCACCGGGGTCGGCGGCACCGGCGTGGTCGGCGTGCTCGAGCGCGGCGCCGGGCCGACCGTGCTGCTGCGGGCCGACATGGACGCGCTGCCCGTGCGCGAGGAGACCGGCCTGCCCTACGCCAGCACCGCGACGGTGACCCGACCCGACGGCTCGACCGCGTCGGTCATGCACGCCTGCGGGCACGACGTGCACACGACGTGCCTGCTCGGGGCGGCGTACGAGCTGGGCCGCGACCGGTCGTGGGCGGGCCGTGTCCTGCTCGTCGTGCAGCCGGCCGAGGAGCTGGGTCAGGGCGCGCGGGCGATGGTCGCCGACGGGGTCGTCGAACGCTTCGGCCGGCCCGACGTCGTCCTCGGTCAGCACGTCGCGCCTGTGCCGGCAGGCGTCCTCGGGATCCACCGGGGCCCGGCCTTCGCGGCCTCGGACTCCCTCGACGTGCGGTTCTTCGGCCGGGGCGGCCACGGCTCGCGCCCCGAGGCGACGTGCGACCCGGTGCTCATGGCGTCGTCGTTCGTCGTGCGCGTGCAGTCGGTGGTCTCGCGGATGATCGCCGGGAGAAACATGGCGGTGGTCAGCGTCGGCGCGATCCACGCCGGGGACGCCTACAACGTCATCCCCGACACGGCCGAGCTGAAGCTGAGCATCCGCACCTTCGACCCGCGGGTCCGCGCGACGGTGCTCGAGGCGGTCGAGCGCCTCGCCCGCTCGGAGGCGGCCGGGGCGGGGGCGCCCCGCGACCCCGAGGTCGTCAACGTGCAGTCCCACCCGGCGGTGGTCAACGACGTGGCGGCGTGCGACCGGGTCGAGGCGGCGTTCGGCGCGCTGTCGGGGGTGGCCGTCGTCGACCCGGGGGTCGTCACCGGCAGCGAGGACGTCGGCATCCTCGCCGACGCGGCCGGCGCGCCGTGCGCCTACTGGTTGCTCGGCGGCTCGGACCCGGCCCTCTTCGCCGGCGCCCGGACGGTGCCGGAGATCGCCGCCGTCGTGGGCGGCCTGCCGAGCAACCACTCGCCGCACTTCGCGCCGTCGCCCACGCCCACCCTGGCGATCGGCGTCGCCGCGCTGACGACGGCGGCGTCCGCCTGGCTGCGGACCGGCTGA
- a CDS encoding Txe/YoeB family addiction module toxin, producing the protein MLLVWDENAWEDYLWWQAQDRRVLKRVNALVEDITRNGNSGIGKPEALKHDFAGYWSRRITDEHRLVYKIVGDEIRIAACRYHYG; encoded by the coding sequence GTGCTCCTCGTCTGGGACGAGAACGCCTGGGAGGACTACCTGTGGTGGCAGGCCCAGGATCGCAGGGTTCTCAAGCGGGTCAACGCCCTCGTTGAAGACATCACCCGGAACGGGAACAGCGGCATCGGCAAGCCGGAGGCCCTCAAGCACGACTTCGCGGGGTACTGGTCACGTCGCATCACCGATGAGCACAGGCTCGTCTACAAGATCGTGGGCGATGAGATCCGCATCGCTGCTTGCCGGTATCACTACGGGTAA
- a CDS encoding SDR family NAD(P)-dependent oxidoreductase, translated as MPATPTPLARFTGRTALVTGAAHGIGRAIAHRLHSEGASVVLADLDGDAASEVAAALGERTVGVACDVTDRATVDAAVALAQSRFGGLDVVAGNVGVASGEDLDDLDDAAWARQLEPTLHGALITVQAAIHPLLRSPYGGAVVLTGSVNGLAAFGGLAYSAAKAGLGSLVQNLSVRYGASKVGEGERPVRFTVVAPGTVRTRVWDDREPDALAPLYPLGRIGEPEDIAAAVAFLASDDASWVTGIVLPVDGGVLAGPAQRFDDLGARRTLTPRQP; from the coding sequence ATGCCCGCGACCCCCACCCCCCTGGCCCGGTTCACCGGCCGCACCGCCCTCGTCACCGGCGCCGCGCACGGCATCGGCCGGGCCATCGCCCACCGGCTGCACTCCGAGGGCGCGTCCGTCGTCCTCGCGGACCTCGACGGCGACGCGGCGTCCGAGGTAGCGGCGGCCCTGGGTGAGCGGACGGTCGGCGTCGCGTGCGACGTCACCGACCGGGCCACGGTCGACGCGGCGGTCGCGCTCGCGCAGAGCCGGTTCGGCGGGCTCGACGTCGTCGCCGGCAACGTCGGCGTCGCGAGCGGCGAGGACCTCGACGACCTCGACGACGCCGCCTGGGCCAGGCAGCTCGAGCCGACGCTGCACGGCGCGCTCATCACGGTCCAGGCCGCGATCCACCCGCTGCTGCGGTCGCCGTACGGCGGCGCGGTCGTCCTCACCGGGTCGGTCAACGGGCTCGCCGCCTTCGGCGGGCTCGCCTACTCCGCCGCGAAGGCCGGACTCGGCAGCCTCGTGCAGAACCTCTCGGTCCGGTACGGCGCGTCCAAGGTCGGCGAGGGCGAGCGGCCGGTCCGCTTCACCGTCGTCGCGCCCGGCACCGTCCGCACCCGGGTGTGGGACGACCGCGAGCCCGACGCGCTGGCCCCGCTCTACCCGCTGGGACGGATCGGCGAGCCGGAGGACATCGCCGCGGCCGTCGCGTTCCTCGCCAGCGACGACGCGTCGTGGGTGACCGGGATCGTCCTGCCCGTGGACGGCGGTGTCCTCGCCGGGCCGGCGCAGCGCTTCGACGACCTCGGTGCCCGCAGGACGCTCACCCCGCGGCAGCCTTGA
- a CDS encoding AAA family ATPase has product MTRTLVTGMSATGKSTTVRLLVERGVRAVDLDSRAWSHLVADETSYGRASEGGEAPTDWRWREDAVRELLGTASGDDVLVVSGTSTHQGRLYPLLEHVVVLTVPDDVAVERLRTRTSNTWGKAPGELERELELREVVGPLLERGACLVLDTSAYDAPRVADLVAQHAGLPACPR; this is encoded by the coding sequence GTGACGCGCACCCTCGTCACCGGGATGTCGGCGACGGGCAAGTCGACGACCGTCCGGCTGCTGGTCGAGCGCGGCGTTCGGGCGGTCGACCTCGACTCCCGGGCGTGGTCGCACCTCGTGGCCGACGAGACGTCGTACGGGCGGGCGAGCGAGGGTGGGGAGGCGCCGACGGACTGGCGGTGGCGCGAGGACGCCGTCCGGGAGCTGCTCGGGACCGCGTCGGGCGACGACGTCCTCGTCGTCTCGGGCACCTCGACCCACCAGGGCCGGCTCTACCCGCTGCTCGAGCACGTCGTCGTGCTCACCGTCCCGGACGACGTCGCCGTCGAGCGGCTGCGCACCCGCACGAGCAACACCTGGGGTAAGGCGCCCGGTGAGCTCGAGCGGGAGCTGGAGCTGCGCGAGGTCGTCGGTCCGCTGCTCGAGCGCGGCGCGTGCCTCGTCCTCGACACGTCGGCGTACGACGCCCCGCGCGTCGCCGACCTCGTGGCGCAGCACGCGGGCCTCCCCGCGTGCCCGCGCTGA
- a CDS encoding class I SAM-dependent methyltransferase produces the protein MSARERETVVADPAAAYDALWRARAAALADEFVGQESFLPRTELLGLARRAGVGPGTRVLDVCCGTGGPGLVLVTELGGDYLGVDASPVSVARARVATVERGCGTARFVVGTVPPLPPGPYDVVLLLETLLAFRDRATLLRSVAGALAPGGRFVVTAEVGRPLTGDERRRLPPGEAVWVTPLATLLTDLERAGLVPVSVQETTARHAEVVEALLRAYEELAARPAAAPGVLVARHLVTTHRRWSRWLHTGRVHTVAIVAEARPRRRPDTGNPTS, from the coding sequence GTGAGCGCCCGCGAGCGGGAGACCGTGGTCGCCGACCCCGCGGCGGCGTACGACGCCCTGTGGCGGGCCCGGGCGGCGGCCCTCGCCGACGAGTTCGTCGGCCAGGAGAGCTTCCTGCCGCGCACCGAGCTGCTCGGCCTCGCCCGCCGCGCCGGCGTCGGGCCCGGCACCCGCGTCCTCGACGTCTGCTGCGGCACCGGCGGCCCGGGTCTCGTCCTGGTCACCGAGCTCGGCGGCGACTACCTCGGGGTGGACGCGTCCCCCGTGTCGGTGGCCCGAGCGAGGGTGGCGACGGTCGAGCGAGGCTGCGGCACAGCGCGTTTCGTCGTCGGCACGGTGCCGCCGCTGCCCCCGGGTCCGTACGACGTCGTGCTCCTGCTCGAGACGCTGCTCGCCTTCCGCGACCGGGCCACGCTGCTGCGGTCGGTCGCCGGGGCGCTGGCCCCCGGTGGTCGCTTCGTCGTGACGGCCGAGGTGGGTCGACCCCTCACGGGGGACGAGCGGCGCCGGCTGCCGCCGGGTGAGGCCGTCTGGGTCACGCCGCTCGCGACGCTGCTGACCGACCTCGAGCGGGCGGGGCTGGTCCCGGTCTCGGTCCAGGAGACGACGGCCCGGCACGCCGAGGTCGTCGAGGCGCTGCTGCGCGCCTACGAGGAGCTGGCCGCCCGACCCGCCGCGGCGCCGGGCGTCCTCGTGGCCCGGCACCTCGTGACGACGCACCGCCGGTGGAGCCGCTGGCTGCACACCGGGCGGGTCCACACCGTCGCGATCGTCGCCGAGGCCCGTCCCCGCCGCCGACCGGACACAGGGAACCCCACGTCCTGA
- a CDS encoding LysE family translocator produces the protein MPSSSQWVAFLVASALFIQVPGPSLLFTIGRALTVGRRDALLSVVGNGVGVTAQAAAVGVGLGAVAAQSVAVYSAIKLVGAVYVVWLGVQAIRHRADARLALAGALTARPGSSRRSLRTGLVVGLTNPKTMVFFAAFLPQFVNPASGHSGVWIVVLGAVFGAMAICSDSLWALGASRARDWFARRPQRLDRLGLAGGVMMIGLGTTLAVSERA, from the coding sequence ATGCCGTCGTCGAGCCAGTGGGTCGCCTTCCTCGTCGCCTCCGCCCTCTTCATCCAGGTGCCCGGCCCGAGCCTGCTCTTCACCATCGGCCGCGCGCTCACCGTCGGTCGTCGTGACGCGCTGCTCTCCGTCGTCGGCAACGGGGTGGGCGTCACCGCGCAGGCGGCGGCCGTGGGTGTCGGCCTCGGCGCGGTCGCCGCGCAGAGCGTCGCGGTCTACTCGGCCATCAAGCTCGTCGGCGCCGTCTACGTCGTGTGGCTCGGGGTGCAGGCGATCCGGCACCGCGCCGACGCCCGGCTCGCGCTCGCCGGGGCGCTCACGGCCCGCCCCGGCTCGAGCCGGCGCTCGCTGCGCACGGGACTTGTCGTCGGGCTGACCAACCCCAAGACGATGGTCTTCTTCGCGGCCTTCCTGCCGCAGTTCGTCAACCCGGCGTCGGGCCACTCGGGCGTCTGGATCGTCGTGCTCGGCGCGGTGTTCGGCGCGATGGCGATCTGCTCGGACAGCCTGTGGGCGCTCGGCGCGAGCCGGGCCAGGGACTGGTTCGCCCGACGTCCGCAGCGCCTCGACCGGCTCGGACTGGCCGGTGGCGTGATGATGATCGGGCTCGGCACGACGCTCGCGGTGAGCGAGCGCGCCTGA
- a CDS encoding VOC family protein, which produces MTVRLLGLSLDVADPAAAAAFWGGLLARPVERDGDALRLPGDERQVGLRFVPAERTPALPHLVHLHVTSDHVGDQDAVIRRALDLGARLRDPAARVTGEDHVVLVDPVSAELCVIEPTNGYLAGCGPLGELAGDGSRAVGLFWSAVLGWPLVWDQDDETVVQSPYGGTKVAWGGGPELPRSGRSPQRMDLVADDVDAEVARLVGLGAAVVGRDGDLVELTDPDGTTFTLAAG; this is translated from the coding sequence GTGACCGTCCGCCTGCTCGGCCTCAGCCTCGACGTCGCCGACCCCGCCGCCGCGGCGGCCTTCTGGGGCGGGCTGCTGGCGCGTCCGGTGGAGCGGGACGGGGACGCGCTGCGGCTGCCCGGCGACGAGCGTCAGGTGGGGTTGCGGTTCGTGCCCGCGGAGCGCACCCCGGCGCTGCCGCACCTCGTCCACCTGCACGTGACGAGCGACCACGTGGGTGACCAGGACGCGGTCATCCGGCGTGCGCTGGACCTCGGTGCGCGGCTGCGCGACCCGGCAGCGCGGGTGACGGGCGAGGACCACGTCGTCCTCGTCGACCCGGTCAGCGCGGAGCTGTGCGTCATCGAGCCCACCAACGGCTACCTCGCCGGGTGCGGCCCGCTCGGCGAGCTCGCCGGCGACGGCAGTCGCGCGGTCGGGCTGTTCTGGTCCGCGGTCCTCGGGTGGCCGCTGGTCTGGGACCAGGACGACGAGACGGTCGTCCAGTCGCCGTACGGCGGCACGAAGGTCGCCTGGGGCGGCGGTCCCGAGCTGCCGAGGTCCGGGCGCTCCCCGCAGCGGATGGATCTCGTGGCCGACGACGTCGACGCCGAGGTCGCCCGGCTCGTCGGGCTCGGCGCGGCCGTCGTCGGTCGCGACGGCGACCTGGTCGAGCTCACCGACCCCGACGGCACCACCTTCACCCTCGCGGCGGGGTAG
- a CDS encoding type II toxin-antitoxin system Phd/YefM family antitoxin produces MKTMSYTESRARYAEVLDGVVNDREEVVITRAGHESVVIVSLEDYESLRETAYLMRSPANARRLLDAMERLESGRGERRDLMESD; encoded by the coding sequence ATGAAGACCATGAGCTATACGGAGTCCCGCGCCCGGTACGCGGAGGTCCTTGACGGGGTGGTCAATGACCGTGAGGAAGTCGTCATCACCCGAGCCGGTCACGAGTCGGTCGTCATCGTCTCCCTCGAGGACTACGAGTCGCTGAGGGAGACCGCCTACCTGATGCGCTCCCCCGCGAACGCTCGCCGTCTGCTCGACGCGATGGAGCGTCTCGAGTCCGGACGCGGTGAGCGCCGCGACCTGATGGAGTCCGACTGA
- a CDS encoding transketolase-like TK C-terminal-containing protein has product MTTAVPSPVPAAPSAPDDSPLAVLGQVEQRVRWLATAIVDHANRVRPNPTGLKVGGHQASSASMTSIMTALWFGALRPGDRVSVKPHASPVLHAVNYLLGELDERHLTTLREFGGLQSYPSRSKDPDPVDYSTGSVGIGATAPIWGALARRYLTTLGEQVGAGRQWSLVGDAELDEGAVWETVLDPMVAELGEVVWVVDLNRQSLDRVVPNIGATRLQGMFAAAGWQVLTVKYGALLESLFALPGGEALRRRIDEMPNPEYQRLLRCTPAQLRERLPEGQPDADALRDLVAGVDDATLHAAVRNLGGHDLQALGEAFEAIDDTRPTVVFAYTVKGFGLASEGHPQNHSSLLTAAQMADLAARSGVSVDAPWARFDADSPAGALCRETAQRLRRTTYDASPAPTLPADIGRTPTGTATTQAALGRTLLDLTREAPEAARRVVTVSPDVSSSTNLGGWVNKVGVWSPEQRRDWFDDDPETILHWRERPTGQHLELGIAETNLVGALGELGATWSRWGQPLLPIGVMYDPFVERALEPWSFGIYAGGQSILVGTPSGVSLAPEGGAHQSISTPSVGLEQPGCVTYEPAFAVEVEWTLLASLARLGRQDGTSAYLRLSTRPVDQSLAAVPADAAARERRRRQVVAGAYPLVRCDGEPAVTIATMGAVVPEALAAAERLASLGTPADVVVVTSPGLLFGAVQARAGREAVPYAEPWVLESAFPARRAAPLVTVLDGHPHTLAFLAGINRTRATHLGVTRFGQSGDLASVYRHHGIDADAVVAAALDLL; this is encoded by the coding sequence GTGACCACCGCCGTTCCGTCGCCCGTCCCCGCTGCCCCGAGCGCCCCCGACGACAGCCCGCTCGCCGTCCTCGGCCAGGTCGAGCAGCGGGTCCGCTGGCTCGCCACCGCGATCGTCGACCACGCGAACCGGGTGCGCCCCAACCCGACCGGGCTCAAGGTCGGCGGCCACCAGGCGTCGTCCGCGTCGATGACGAGCATCATGACGGCGCTGTGGTTCGGCGCGCTGCGCCCCGGCGACCGGGTCTCGGTCAAGCCGCACGCCTCGCCGGTGCTGCACGCGGTCAACTACCTGCTCGGCGAGCTGGACGAGCGGCACCTGACGACGCTGCGCGAGTTCGGCGGGCTGCAGTCCTACCCCTCGCGCTCGAAGGACCCCGACCCGGTCGACTACTCGACCGGCTCGGTCGGCATCGGCGCGACCGCGCCGATCTGGGGGGCCCTCGCCCGCCGCTACCTCACCACCCTCGGCGAGCAGGTCGGCGCCGGCCGGCAGTGGTCGCTCGTCGGCGACGCCGAGCTGGACGAGGGCGCGGTGTGGGAGACCGTCCTCGACCCGATGGTCGCCGAGCTGGGCGAGGTCGTCTGGGTCGTCGACCTCAACCGGCAGAGCCTCGACCGCGTCGTGCCCAACATCGGCGCCACCCGGCTGCAGGGCATGTTCGCCGCCGCGGGCTGGCAGGTCCTCACCGTCAAGTACGGCGCGCTGCTGGAGAGCCTGTTCGCCCTCCCCGGCGGCGAGGCGCTGCGCCGGCGCATCGACGAGATGCCCAACCCGGAGTACCAGCGGCTGCTGCGCTGCACCCCCGCGCAGCTGCGCGAGCGCCTGCCCGAGGGGCAGCCCGACGCCGACGCGCTGCGCGACCTCGTCGCCGGTGTGGACGACGCCACCCTGCACGCCGCCGTCCGCAACCTCGGCGGCCACGACCTGCAGGCCCTCGGCGAGGCCTTCGAGGCCATCGACGACACCCGACCGACCGTCGTCTTCGCCTACACCGTCAAGGGCTTCGGGCTCGCGAGCGAGGGCCACCCGCAGAACCACTCCTCGCTGCTGACCGCCGCGCAGATGGCCGACCTCGCCGCCCGATCGGGGGTCTCGGTCGACGCGCCGTGGGCGCGGTTCGACGCCGACTCGCCCGCCGGGGCGCTCTGCCGCGAGACGGCGCAGCGGCTGCGCCGGACGACGTACGACGCCTCGCCCGCCCCGACCCTGCCGGCCGACATCGGCCGCACCCCGACCGGCACCGCGACGACGCAGGCGGCGCTCGGGCGGACGCTGCTCGACCTCACCCGCGAGGCACCGGAGGCGGCCCGACGCGTCGTCACCGTCAGCCCCGACGTCTCGAGCTCGACCAACCTCGGCGGCTGGGTCAACAAGGTCGGCGTGTGGTCGCCCGAGCAGCGGCGCGACTGGTTCGACGACGACCCCGAGACGATCCTGCACTGGCGCGAGCGCCCGACCGGCCAGCACCTCGAGCTCGGCATCGCCGAGACCAACCTCGTCGGCGCCCTCGGCGAGCTCGGGGCGACGTGGTCGCGCTGGGGCCAGCCGCTGCTGCCGATCGGCGTCATGTACGACCCGTTCGTCGAGCGGGCCCTCGAGCCGTGGTCGTTCGGGATCTACGCCGGCGGCCAGTCGATCCTCGTCGGCACGCCGTCCGGGGTGTCGCTCGCGCCGGAGGGCGGCGCGCACCAGTCGATCTCGACGCCGTCGGTCGGGCTCGAGCAGCCGGGCTGCGTCACCTACGAGCCGGCCTTCGCCGTCGAGGTCGAGTGGACGCTGCTCGCGTCGCTGGCCCGGCTCGGGCGCCAGGACGGCACGTCGGCGTACCTGCGCCTCTCGACCCGCCCGGTCGACCAGTCGCTCGCCGCGGTCCCGGCCGACGCGGCCGCCCGCGAGCGCCGGCGCCGCCAGGTCGTCGCCGGCGCCTACCCGCTCGTGCGCTGCGACGGCGAGCCGGCGGTGACCATCGCGACGATGGGCGCCGTCGTGCCGGAGGCCCTCGCCGCGGCCGAGCGGCTCGCCTCGCTCGGCACCCCCGCCGACGTCGTCGTCGTGACGAGCCCCGGCCTGCTCTTCGGTGCCGTCCAGGCGCGCGCCGGCCGCGAGGCCGTCCCCTACGCCGAGCCGTGGGTCCTCGAGAGCGCGTTCCCCGCCCGTCGGGCCGCCCCGCTCGTCACCGTCCTCGACGGCCACCCGCACACCCTGGCCTTCCTCGCCGGGATCAACCGGACCCGCGCGACGCACCTCGGCGTCACGCGGTTCGGGCAGTCCGGCGACCTCGCGTCGGTCTACCGGCACCACGGGATCGACGCCGACGCGGTGGTCGCGGCCGCCCTCGACCTGCTCTGA